The Rhodocytophaga rosea genome has a segment encoding these proteins:
- a CDS encoding LamG-like jellyroll fold domain-containing protein: MKNLIIVFYTLLQLQSIFSYGQPTQGALYFNKTGSYINIPSSPSLSPEKEITVESWIKPNNSNWNNKYQTILSKKEYNDLTSFTDKQKWEVYNATNVNGENNITGFVGAVFDGRYVYFSPWWRGGDEPQSGEVLRFDTQGDYQDTNSWNTYNADNEDGKNGVRGLEGAVFDGRYIYFVPLHTENIYSSQVLRYDTQKDFNSTNSWDVYDYTTNNVAEIDDKYQAPKGFVGAVFDGKYIYFPPNPWEPHHKVLRYNTQSDFFDSSSWETYDFAAKYGPEALAGCFGAIFDGAYVYFVPQDGKGNVLRLDTRKEFSEDDAWEMFNLIDLLPPGYPPHFAGAVFDGRNIYFSPLYGGTVIKFDTKGDFMDKQYWKLTYILNLDGNHAVKGGVGPVFDGRYVYYPPMYDQVGRSGKFVIYDTYGDFEDLSSWNYYDWKTQDKQLAGFEGAVFDGQYVYFSPMNFEDPHGKILRYGSTERNGLSYSLIYNQSSSSFGSVMQRPSFQVGTTAGLRTVYLKKEANLADGEWHHMAGTYNGSVLSIYLDGQLNNQIIYTTPADIVVNEANVTIGSESGHSSSFDGLIDNISIRNIAATAEEILQHANCREFSGIDSHLLAGWLLDEGRGEVVNDLSGNNNNGVLINEPKWINLNTALKVFAGKDEEVCSDDLPFILQDYYPAGGVWTGNGVSASGLFTPSENFANTTQKLLYTYQDENGCVYSSFKKIYIRPSTGQPYISERFNAILCSGEFTTLTVDRDYSRYIWSTGDTTKSIHVSQSGTYSVKVAEGDSCLSISSESVAIQVLPDMPAPVINLTDLTSLKASNAADNLHFEWKRNNDTLPLHTQTIKITQPGFYSARVRNSNNCYSEFSEAFYFTPPQPDEILNKNLTIAPNPSNGRFQISVSDFTEDVSVYIRDQTGKILYQAVLPVREGLTIKEINLTHLPKSLYMMSFVTSYGVLHKKIIIQ; this comes from the coding sequence ATGAAGAATCTTATTATTGTTTTTTACACACTATTACAACTACAAAGCATATTTTCCTATGGGCAACCTACCCAAGGCGCTCTATACTTCAATAAAACAGGCAGCTATATAAATATTCCTTCTTCTCCTTCATTAAGTCCGGAAAAAGAAATAACAGTTGAGTCCTGGATTAAGCCTAATAATTCAAACTGGAACAATAAGTATCAAACTATACTCTCTAAAAAAGAATATAATGATCTCACAAGCTTTACTGATAAACAAAAGTGGGAAGTTTATAATGCCACAAATGTAAATGGAGAAAACAATATTACGGGCTTTGTAGGCGCTGTTTTTGATGGGAGGTATGTGTATTTCAGTCCCTGGTGGAGAGGAGGTGATGAACCTCAATCCGGAGAAGTGCTGCGTTTTGATACACAGGGCGATTACCAGGATACAAATAGCTGGAATACTTATAATGCTGATAATGAGGATGGTAAGAACGGTGTGCGCGGCTTGGAGGGTGCTGTTTTTGATGGAAGGTATATTTATTTTGTTCCTCTCCATACAGAAAATATTTATTCCAGCCAGGTTTTGAGATACGATACACAAAAGGACTTTAATAGTACGAATTCATGGGATGTCTATGATTACACTACAAACAATGTTGCAGAAATTGATGATAAGTATCAGGCACCCAAAGGCTTTGTAGGTGCTGTATTTGATGGAAAATATATCTACTTTCCGCCTAATCCCTGGGAGCCTCACCATAAGGTTTTAAGATACAATACACAAAGTGATTTTTTTGATTCCAGCTCCTGGGAAACATATGATTTTGCAGCTAAATATGGCCCTGAAGCCTTGGCAGGATGTTTCGGAGCTATTTTCGATGGAGCTTATGTGTATTTTGTTCCCCAGGATGGGAAAGGTAATGTACTCCGCCTGGATACCAGAAAAGAGTTTTCGGAAGATGATGCCTGGGAGATGTTTAATTTAATAGATTTACTACCTCCAGGGTATCCTCCCCATTTTGCAGGTGCTGTTTTTGATGGCCGGAATATCTATTTTTCGCCTTTGTATGGAGGCACTGTAATTAAGTTTGATACTAAAGGCGATTTTATGGATAAGCAATACTGGAAATTAACTTATATACTGAATTTAGATGGCAACCATGCTGTAAAGGGTGGAGTGGGACCAGTATTCGATGGCCGGTATGTTTATTATCCGCCCATGTATGATCAGGTTGGCAGATCGGGTAAATTTGTTATTTATGACACCTACGGAGATTTTGAAGATTTAAGTTCCTGGAATTATTATGACTGGAAAACGCAGGATAAACAACTGGCCGGCTTTGAGGGAGCCGTTTTTGACGGGCAATATGTATACTTTTCACCCATGAACTTTGAAGATCCGCATGGTAAAATATTACGTTATGGTTCTACAGAGAGAAATGGGCTAAGCTATTCACTGATCTATAATCAGTCATCCAGTTCTTTTGGATCGGTCATGCAAAGGCCTAGTTTTCAGGTGGGTACAACAGCAGGGCTTCGTACAGTATACCTAAAGAAAGAAGCTAACCTGGCAGATGGGGAGTGGCATCATATGGCAGGTACGTATAATGGCTCTGTGCTTAGTATATATCTTGATGGACAATTGAATAATCAGATTATATACACCACACCTGCAGATATAGTAGTAAATGAGGCAAATGTTACAATTGGTTCAGAATCCGGGCATTCGAGTAGTTTTGATGGCTTAATTGATAATATCAGTATAAGAAATATAGCGGCAACAGCGGAGGAGATTCTTCAACATGCTAATTGCAGGGAATTTTCCGGAATCGATTCTCATTTGCTTGCTGGATGGCTGTTGGATGAAGGTAGAGGAGAGGTTGTAAATGATCTAAGCGGGAATAACAATAACGGTGTTTTAATAAATGAACCTAAATGGATTAATTTAAACACTGCTCTTAAGGTTTTTGCCGGGAAAGATGAAGAAGTTTGCAGCGATGACCTGCCATTTATATTGCAAGATTATTATCCTGCCGGAGGCGTATGGACTGGAAATGGCGTGAGTGCCAGTGGTTTATTTACTCCGTCTGAAAATTTTGCCAATACTACTCAAAAGCTGCTGTATACCTATCAGGATGAAAATGGCTGTGTATATTCTTCGTTCAAGAAAATTTATATAAGACCTTCAACCGGTCAGCCATATATATCTGAGCGTTTTAATGCCATTCTTTGCTCCGGGGAATTTACTACCCTCACAGTAGATAGAGACTATAGCCGATATATATGGTCTACAGGCGATACCACAAAAAGTATTCATGTCTCGCAGTCTGGTACATATAGTGTAAAAGTGGCTGAAGGTGATTCTTGCCTGAGTATATCTTCTGAGTCAGTTGCCATTCAGGTATTACCTGATATGCCTGCCCCGGTAATCAATTTAACGGATCTTACCAGTTTAAAAGCCAGTAATGCGGCTGATAACTTACATTTTGAATGGAAACGCAACAATGACACGCTTCCTCTTCATACACAAACGATAAAAATTACGCAACCAGGCTTCTATTCGGCTCGAGTCAGAAATTCAAATAACTGCTATTCGGAGTTTTCCGAGGCGTTTTATTTCACTCCACCCCAGCCTGACGAGATACTGAATAAAAACCTTACCATTGCTCCTAATCCAAGCAATGGCAGATTTCAGATAAGTGTTTCTGATTTTACAGAAGATGTGTCTGTGTATATAAGAGATCAAACCGGTAAAATACTGTATCAGGCTGTATTACCCGTCCGGGAAGGGCTTACCATAAAAGAAATTAATTTAACACATTTGCCAAAGTCATTATACATGATGAGCTTTGTAACCAGCTATGGTGTATTACATAAAAAAATAATCATCCAATAG
- the pseG gene encoding UDP-2,4-diacetamido-2,4,6-trideoxy-beta-L-altropyranose hydrolase: protein MEKIRIVFRADGGTQIGLGHISRCLAIAGRLKQNFNISFAIQEPGPQLVTLLKDVCAHIIPLPPGDDYQKDAKQFAEHLHANDIVVLDGYSFDSTYQLFCKKHSSKVIYIDDLHTMHMYADGVINHCGDISPELYDGQNYTRYFLGTAYAILREPFLQATAMKRTINEIDTLFINMGGADIHNYSLQIIRHCATISSIRQIYLLTGSANPHLASLKNYIESADNQKITLLYNLQAGEVCDYMLKSQVAICASSVIAYEACCAGVGLILYKTASNQNDIYRFLTQKKLGIGVESLELLPENIEEFVAYPQLIAAQINLQKKYFDGNSLVRIEEIFYSLVND, encoded by the coding sequence TTGGAAAAAATACGTATAGTTTTCAGGGCAGATGGAGGTACACAAATCGGACTGGGCCATATCAGCAGATGCCTGGCAATTGCCGGGAGGCTAAAGCAGAATTTTAATATCTCTTTTGCCATTCAGGAGCCCGGCCCACAACTGGTAACCCTACTAAAAGATGTATGTGCGCATATTATTCCTCTGCCACCTGGAGATGATTATCAGAAGGATGCAAAACAGTTTGCTGAGCATTTGCATGCAAACGATATAGTAGTTCTGGATGGGTATTCGTTTGATAGTACGTATCAGCTTTTTTGTAAAAAACACAGTTCTAAGGTAATATACATAGATGATCTACATACAATGCATATGTATGCGGATGGGGTAATCAATCACTGCGGAGATATTTCTCCTGAATTATATGATGGACAGAACTACACCAGATACTTTCTTGGTACAGCCTATGCTATCTTACGGGAACCTTTTCTTCAGGCAACTGCCATGAAAAGAACAATTAATGAGATTGATACACTTTTTATCAACATGGGTGGGGCTGATATACACAATTATAGTTTGCAAATTATCAGACACTGTGCTACAATAAGCTCTATCCGCCAGATATACTTACTAACAGGAAGTGCCAACCCACATCTTGCTTCACTTAAAAATTATATAGAAAGCGCCGACAATCAAAAGATTACATTACTGTATAATCTACAGGCAGGAGAAGTGTGCGATTATATGCTGAAATCGCAGGTTGCCATCTGTGCTTCGAGCGTAATCGCCTACGAAGCCTGTTGTGCTGGTGTAGGCCTGATCTTATATAAAACGGCTTCTAATCAGAATGACATATACCGGTTTTTAACGCAGAAAAAACTAGGCATTGGGGTAGAATCTCTGGAGTTACTTCCGGAAAATATTGAAGAATTCGTTGCTTATCCGCAACTCATAGCTGCACAGATCAATTTACAGAAAAAGTATTTTGATGGTAATTCATTAGTTAGAATTGAGGAAATTTTTTATTCATTGGTGAATGATTGA
- a CDS encoding GNAT family N-acetyltransferase, whose amino-acid sequence MIDFRKATRDDLHLYYEWVNDKDVRANALNPEPIAWENHYQWYQNKLADSNTFLFVFEQDNIPVGQVRIDCREGFGYIDYSVDRNFRGKGYGKSMLGLVINYLQKDGREKVLYLKAVVKTQNIASVTVFKNLHFLQYGIENIQNNECIIFLYMLNKDGQSHIS is encoded by the coding sequence ATGATTGATTTTAGAAAGGCCACTAGAGATGACCTGCACTTGTATTATGAATGGGTAAATGATAAAGATGTAAGAGCAAATGCTTTGAATCCGGAGCCTATAGCATGGGAAAACCATTACCAATGGTACCAGAATAAGCTGGCTGATTCTAATACCTTTCTTTTTGTATTTGAGCAGGACAATATCCCTGTTGGACAGGTAAGAATAGACTGCAGAGAGGGATTTGGATATATTGATTATTCCGTAGACAGGAATTTCAGAGGTAAGGGTTATGGCAAATCTATGCTCGGGTTAGTTATAAATTATTTACAAAAAGATGGCCGGGAAAAAGTATTATATTTGAAAGCAGTTGTAAAAACACAAAACATTGCCTCTGTAACCGTTTTTAAAAACTTGCATTTTTTACAATATGGAATTGAAAATATACAAAATAATGAATGTATTATCTTTTTGTACATGTTAAATAAAGATGGCCAGAGTCATATTAGCTAA
- a CDS encoding formyltransferase family protein: protein MARVILANSNPVHRVVEKNIIEIFYDIKIINSKEELTPEFIDLINPDFIFFIHWSYIIPEVIYKNYTCVVFHMTDLPFGRGGSPLQNLIVRGFTETVITAIRVEAGIDTGDIYLKKPLSLLGTAEEIFLRAGQIMLEMIKQIIAQPIVPVPQQGESVVFKRRKQEDSNISEIEKLSKVYDYIRMLDAENYPKAFLESKYLKFEFSRATLKSDCIIADVTITKR, encoded by the coding sequence ATGGCCAGAGTCATATTAGCTAATTCTAATCCAGTACACAGAGTAGTTGAAAAAAATATCATAGAAATATTTTATGATATAAAAATTATCAATTCAAAAGAGGAGCTTACCCCGGAATTTATTGATTTGATCAATCCTGATTTTATTTTCTTTATACATTGGTCATACATCATCCCAGAGGTAATATATAAAAATTATACCTGTGTTGTCTTTCATATGACTGATTTACCCTTTGGGAGAGGAGGCAGTCCGTTGCAAAATCTGATCGTGAGAGGATTTACTGAAACGGTTATTACGGCAATCCGGGTAGAGGCAGGGATAGATACAGGTGATATATATTTAAAAAAACCTTTAAGCCTTCTTGGAACAGCTGAAGAAATATTTTTAAGAGCGGGCCAGATAATGCTTGAGATGATAAAGCAGATTATTGCCCAGCCTATTGTTCCTGTTCCTCAGCAAGGAGAATCGGTTGTATTTAAAAGAAGAAAGCAGGAGGATAGTAATATTTCCGAGATTGAAAAATTAAGTAAAGTATATGACTATATACGGATGCTGGATGCAGAAAATTATCCTAAAGCTTTTTTGGAAAGCAAATATTTAAAATTTGAATTTTCACGGGCCACTTTAAAATCAGACTGTATTATTGCCGATGTTACAATCACTAAAAGATAA
- a CDS encoding PIG-L deacetylase family protein — protein MLQSLKDKKILVVVAHPDDELLGVGATIHKLIKRCNCRVRVIILGEGITSRANQRDTKAWGNELATHRKNVFAAQKIIGYESVELYNFPDNRFDTVALLDIVKVIEKEKSEFLPEIIFTHHGGDTNIDHRRTFEAVITASRPLEKETVKTIIAFETPSSTEWQASNYPNPFLPNLFFEVDKGDLDAKIAGMENYEFEKRLYPHPRSPEALEIQAKRWGVVVGKSYAEAFMLIRSII, from the coding sequence ATGTTACAATCACTAAAAGATAAAAAAATCCTGGTAGTAGTAGCACATCCTGATGATGAGTTATTAGGCGTAGGAGCCACTATACATAAACTTATCAAAAGGTGTAATTGCCGTGTGCGGGTTATTATACTTGGAGAAGGTATCACTTCGAGGGCTAACCAAAGAGATACGAAAGCTTGGGGAAATGAGCTTGCCACTCACCGGAAAAATGTTTTTGCAGCTCAGAAAATTATTGGTTACGAATCCGTAGAACTTTATAATTTCCCGGACAATCGTTTTGATACAGTCGCATTACTAGATATAGTAAAAGTGATTGAGAAAGAGAAATCTGAATTTTTACCTGAAATTATTTTCACGCACCATGGGGGTGACACGAATATTGATCATCGCCGCACTTTCGAAGCTGTTATAACAGCTTCACGCCCGCTCGAAAAAGAAACAGTAAAAACAATTATTGCTTTTGAAACCCCTTCTTCTACAGAATGGCAGGCATCCAATTATCCAAATCCTTTTCTCCCAAATCTGTTTTTTGAAGTAGATAAAGGAGATCTGGATGCAAAAATAGCAGGAATGGAAAATTATGAGTTTGAGAAAAGACTATATCCACACCCACGGTCTCCGGAAGCATTAGAAATTCAGGCAAAGCGTTGGGGAGTTGTGGTTGGAAAATCATATGCAGAAGCTTTTATGTTAATAAGAAGTATTATATAA
- the pseI gene encoding pseudaminic acid synthase, which produces MNNIRINHIEVGLHTKPFIIAEMSGNHNQSLDRALAIVDAAAEAGAHAIKLQTYTADTMTIKGAYTITDENSLWKGRELYELYQEAYTPWEWHKPIFERAKEKGILAFSSPFDETAVDFLESLEVPAYKVASFENTDWPLLKKIAATGKPVIMSTGVSTLADIDESVHILRKADCKELILLKCTSTYPATPENTNLLTIPHMAQLFNCMVGLSDHTMGIGAAIAAVTLGARVIEKHFTLRRADGGVDSTFSLEPEELKSLVVETERAFDALGKIQYGIQKAEEKSKLFKRSIYVVKDLAAGEKLTKDHIRIIRPGDGLAPKFYDQVIEKKARQAIKAGTALAWNMI; this is translated from the coding sequence ATGAATAATATTAGAATCAACCATATCGAAGTGGGCCTTCATACCAAGCCATTTATTATTGCTGAAATGTCAGGTAATCATAATCAATCGCTGGACAGAGCATTAGCCATTGTAGATGCCGCTGCTGAGGCAGGCGCTCATGCTATTAAGCTCCAGACCTATACAGCCGATACCATGACCATAAAAGGCGCCTATACCATAACCGATGAAAATTCTTTGTGGAAAGGCAGAGAACTTTACGAATTATACCAGGAAGCCTATACACCCTGGGAGTGGCATAAACCTATATTTGAGCGGGCCAAAGAAAAAGGTATACTCGCTTTCAGTTCTCCTTTCGACGAAACGGCTGTGGATTTTCTGGAATCTTTAGAGGTGCCTGCCTATAAAGTAGCTTCTTTTGAAAATACAGACTGGCCTCTTCTAAAAAAGATTGCTGCTACTGGCAAGCCTGTTATTATGTCTACAGGCGTTTCTACCTTAGCTGATATAGACGAATCTGTACATATTTTGCGTAAGGCCGATTGTAAAGAATTGATATTATTAAAATGTACCAGTACCTATCCGGCCACTCCAGAAAATACAAATCTGCTCACCATTCCGCACATGGCCCAGTTATTCAATTGTATGGTAGGCCTTTCTGATCATACGATGGGAATCGGAGCGGCCATAGCGGCTGTTACCCTTGGTGCCAGGGTCATTGAAAAGCATTTTACCTTACGCAGGGCAGATGGTGGCGTAGATTCTACTTTCTCTCTCGAACCTGAGGAACTGAAGTCTCTGGTGGTAGAAACAGAAAGAGCTTTTGATGCCTTAGGAAAAATCCAGTATGGCATTCAAAAAGCAGAAGAGAAAAGCAAACTGTTTAAAAGGTCTATTTATGTAGTGAAAGATCTGGCAGCAGGAGAAAAACTCACGAAAGATCACATACGCATCATACGGCCCGGCGATGGATTGGCACCGAAGTTTTATGACCAGGTAATAGAAAAAAAAGCCCGGCAAGCCATAAAAGCAGGTACAGCCCTGGCCTGGAACATGATTTAG
- a CDS encoding sialidase family protein, with product MNSRYYRHSLLYIVYVLLLCCCKKEEDKYLYGYNAFPDICRLADGRIACVFYQGYSHTSLPEQNTAGYMGGKIMIAYSMDEGRSWSIPEVLIDTPNDDRDPSITQLSNGDILVNYFIVNGEGFESYGLWTVRSTDGGLRWSQPSLLSQDYFASSPIRELSNKELILGLYSYAEKGVYGASVRSIDTGRTWQQAVRIRNLQDLDFDAETDIVELNKDSLYAVLRTNDQNRNMHFTISTDHGASWQLSQDIGFPGHCPYLYKATNGVLFLASRIPNTCIRYSKDNGKTWSKPYLVENSIGAYPSIIQSVDGSFLISYYDDFNESRRSVIKFKRFTFTGNTILFNTQFSSQLR from the coding sequence ATGAATAGCAGGTATTATCGTCATTCACTCCTTTACATAGTTTATGTACTACTACTATGCTGCTGTAAAAAAGAGGAAGATAAGTATCTGTATGGTTATAATGCCTTTCCGGATATTTGCAGGCTGGCCGATGGACGTATTGCCTGCGTTTTTTACCAGGGGTATTCTCATACATCCCTGCCGGAACAAAATACAGCAGGATACATGGGAGGAAAGATTATGATCGCCTATTCAATGGATGAAGGTAGAAGCTGGTCTATACCGGAAGTGTTGATCGATACGCCTAATGATGACCGGGACCCTTCTATTACTCAATTATCTAACGGAGATATACTGGTTAACTATTTTATTGTTAACGGCGAGGGTTTTGAATCATATGGCTTATGGACTGTGCGTTCTACAGATGGAGGCCTCCGCTGGTCGCAGCCTAGTTTGTTGAGCCAGGATTATTTTGCTTCCTCGCCCATCCGGGAATTATCCAATAAAGAGTTAATACTCGGCCTTTATTCTTATGCGGAAAAGGGTGTGTACGGTGCCTCTGTCCGCTCCATTGATACCGGCAGAACATGGCAGCAGGCTGTCCGGATCAGAAATCTGCAAGACCTGGATTTTGATGCGGAAACTGATATTGTAGAACTAAATAAAGACTCTTTGTATGCCGTATTGCGAACTAATGACCAGAATCGTAATATGCATTTTACTATTTCTACGGATCATGGGGCAAGCTGGCAGTTAAGCCAGGATATTGGTTTTCCCGGGCATTGCCCGTACTTGTATAAAGCTACAAATGGCGTTTTATTTCTGGCTTCCAGGATTCCAAATACCTGCATTCGCTATTCCAAAGATAATGGCAAAACGTGGAGTAAACCTTATCTTGTTGAAAATTCAATCGGAGCCTATCCCAGCATAATTCAATCGGTTGACGGCTCATTTTTAATCAGCTATTACGATGACTTTAATGAGTCGAGAAGGTCTGTAATAAAATTCAAAAGGTTTACTTTTACCGGTAATACGATATTGTTCAATACACAATTTTCCTCTCAACTGCGCTAA
- a CDS encoding lipopolysaccharide biosynthesis protein, translating to MIHKLLSLSLFRSTAVYTIANIVNSSIPFLLIPILTRYLTKADYGIIAMFPVVTNLLTPLIGLNTHVAISIQYFHQDKIDLPKFVYNCFLILLGTSVVTCLFFFLFKNFISDMSHFPLQWIWLFPVFCFFQFISQVLLVLWINQAQPVKYGIFQVLQTVLNFVLSLVLVIEADFDWRGRIIGQATATILAGCVALYIIYKSKLIKPEPDIPYIKKAVRFGLPLVPTTLSVFVITMTDRIFITQMIGVSSTGEYALGYQIGMILGILSDSYNNAWGPWLLKSLKENKLAVKIKIVKYTYLYFLALIFAGLFISLSAPWFFDLFIGKEFRNATIYIIWIVMGFVFSGMYKTVSNYIYFIEKSQILMWITVIAAVLNIILNYVFIKVNGAVGAAQATTVVNFVFFLLTWLAAIKYFRMPWFSFFKVVK from the coding sequence GTGATCCATAAACTTCTTTCCCTCTCTTTATTCCGTTCTACAGCGGTATATACGATAGCTAATATAGTAAATAGTTCTATTCCCTTCCTGTTAATACCTATACTCACCAGATATCTTACCAAAGCAGACTATGGCATTATTGCCATGTTCCCAGTAGTAACCAACTTACTTACTCCGCTTATTGGCTTAAACACCCATGTGGCCATCAGTATTCAGTATTTCCACCAGGATAAAATCGATCTTCCTAAATTCGTTTATAATTGTTTTCTCATTCTGCTGGGCACTTCTGTAGTTACATGCCTGTTTTTTTTTCTGTTCAAAAACTTCATCAGTGACATGAGTCACTTTCCGCTACAATGGATCTGGCTTTTTCCGGTTTTCTGTTTTTTTCAATTCATCAGCCAGGTACTACTAGTACTATGGATCAACCAGGCCCAACCTGTAAAATATGGTATTTTTCAGGTGCTTCAAACCGTACTTAATTTTGTATTATCACTGGTTTTAGTAATTGAAGCAGATTTCGACTGGAGGGGAAGAATTATTGGACAAGCGACTGCTACTATTTTAGCCGGTTGTGTGGCTTTATATATTATTTATAAGAGTAAGCTTATAAAACCTGAACCGGACATACCATACATAAAAAAGGCAGTAAGGTTTGGGTTGCCTCTGGTGCCTACTACGCTGAGTGTATTTGTAATTACCATGACAGACCGGATATTTATTACACAGATGATAGGGGTGAGCAGCACTGGTGAGTATGCTCTAGGTTACCAGATTGGAATGATTCTGGGAATACTTTCCGATTCATACAATAATGCCTGGGGGCCCTGGCTATTAAAAAGCCTGAAGGAAAATAAGTTAGCTGTAAAAATTAAAATTGTTAAATACACCTATTTATATTTCCTGGCACTTATCTTTGCCGGCCTATTTATATCCCTTTCTGCACCCTGGTTTTTTGACCTGTTCATAGGGAAAGAGTTCAGAAATGCGACGATCTATATTATCTGGATTGTTATGGGATTTGTTTTCAGCGGCATGTATAAGACAGTGTCCAACTATATTTATTTTATAGAAAAATCACAGATACTGATGTGGATTACAGTTATTGCTGCCGTTTTGAATATTATACTCAATTATGTGTTTATCAAAGTAAATGGGGCGGTAGGTGCCGCACAGGCTACTACCGTAGTAAATTTTGTTTTTTTTCTTTTAACTTGGCTGGCAGCAATAAAATATTTCCGGATGCCATGGTTTAGTTTCTTCAAAGTAGTTAAGTAA